The genomic region TCAGCGGCCGAGGAGTCGGGATGGATGTGGTAAAAAAGGCGGTTGATGCTGTAGGTGGTAAGATCAATACAAAAACTGAGTTAGGAAAAGGAACAACATTCAGTTTAAGCTTACCAAGTTCTATGGCCGTAAAATCGGCCCTTCTGTTTGTTATCAATGAAACAGAATATGCTATTCCATTATCCTTTACTGAAGCTGTAATCTCTGTGAAAAAGTCAGAAATACACAAAGTTGGCAACGGCTTAGTCACTTCTCACTTAGAAGAGACAATATCTGTCATGTTTTTACGTGATATATTTGAGTGCAAAGAACCAGACGATTTAACAGCACCACACTTATTGCATAGAAGCTTCGACGAAATTGATGATCATGAGTCGAAGATTAATATAGTTGTAGTTTCGGTAGATAACAGAATGATAGGTTTTGTTGTTGATAGGTTATTACAACAGAAAGAAATTATTGAGAAACCTTTAGGAAAACCTGTAGAAAATGCTCGCTTTATCAGTGGAGCAACAATTTTAGGAAATGGAAATGTATGTTTAGTATTAGATGCAAACGACATTTCAGAATTTCTTTTTAAACCCGTTTTTGCTACAGTTTAACTATAAAACGAAGAAAAAAGATTGTCATGATTCAATCAAAATTTTCAGTTGAAAACTCATATCTAATTAACGATATCACAAATATTGCTTTAGGAAATGTAGCAACTGCATTGTCTAAAGTATTAAAAGATGAAATACTGGTACGTAATGTCCAAGAGGTAACAGATCTCAAAAGTGATCAACTTTTAAGAAAAGATTATAAAGGAGATCTTTTTGTCTTAACAACTGATATCATCGGTGATATGAAAGCAGAGACAATGTTGATTATCCATAAAGATGATGAGCAAGGTATTATTGAAAAAATTCTACCTAGAACAGAATGGGGAAAAAAAGAAATGAGAGAGGCGATGTTATTAGAACTTGATAATATTCTAATTGCAGCTTTTGTTACAAAATTGGCCAACTTATTCAACAATACAATTTATGGTCATGTCCCTGGAGTGAAAGAAATGACGCAAGAGAAGTTTGATGCTTATATTCAAGAAAGAGAACAAGGAATGACAGCTTCTTATGCCTTAAGAGCAGAATTAGGGGCATTCAAATCTAGAATCAATATGGAATTGATTTGTCTATTTGATGAAACACTGATTCCGGTTGTCAATAATTTTGATATGGAAAAAGCATTTGTGGGGCATCAAGAAGAATCAAAAGGTGAAGATGCTAAAAAAGGGTTCTTCCAAAGTCTATTTGGTTAAGCTTAGAACATACTCAGTTGTTCTTGCCCATATTTAGTGTGACCTTCATGTTGTAATAACCACTTTTTTCTTCCTATTCCACCAGCATATCCGGTTAATGAACCATCACTACCGATGACTCTATGGCAAGGAATAGCCAATGCAATTGGATTTTGTCCATTGGCAGCACCTACAGCCCTTATAGCTTTAGGATTACCAATTCTCTCAGAAATATCTAAATAGGATACAACTCTACCATACTGTACCTTACAGAGTTCATTCCATACCTGCTTTTGGAATGGGGTACCTTGTAAATCAATGGCAAATTCAAATCCTAATTTACTATTCCCATTAAAATAATTATCCAACCATTCAATGGCGTCCATTGTATGTGGGTTAGGACGATCTTGTTGAATAGATTCATCCTCGTTAAGAAAACGGATTTTTGAAACACCTCTTGGAGTTGCTTCTACAAGCATTAATCCTAGAGGTGTTTCAATATAATCTCTGAAAGTTGTTTCGCTCATCTGAAATATAACTTTCTATTGTAAATTAAATTCGTAATGCTTTTTTTCTAACTACACCAATTAAAGACATAGTAACAGCTAAAAAAGCAGCTACTCTAGCGATAAAATCACCGTATTGAGTATATATCGTTTCAACTTTATTGAGTCTTACTTTACCTGCCTCAGCACCCATAGTTCCATAAGCAATTGGATCAAGTATTTCACCTTTTTGGTTAATAAAACATGAGATACCTGTATTGGCAGATCTAGCAATATTTTTTCTTGTTTCTATAGCTCTTAATGATGAAAAAGCTAGATGTTGAGTATGTCCCGGAGTGTCATTCCACCAACCATCATTAGTGATGACAGTTAAAAAGTCTGCACCTTTCTTTACATACTCAGTTACATATTCTCCATAAACAGATTCATAACAGATAATAGGCCCTACGGCGGTCGTATCATTACTAAATACAGCTCTTTCTTCTTGTCTTCCTAAACCTCCAGAACTACCTCCAAAATTGAGAATGATAGCTTTTAGAATATTTGGAAAAGGAATAGTTTCCACACCAATCACTAATTGAGATTTATGATAGAACTGTAGAGGATCATTATTTTCAAAACGTATTGCAGTATTGAAGACATCGTAATATCCAATATTTTTAGAATATCGAGACGTTTCACTCAATGGTTCTTTACCGTAAATTTCATAGGTATCTGCACCACTTACGAGAGTAGTATTGGGATACTTACTCATCAACTGATTAATCTTTCGAATATCTCCGCTACGTTCTGGGTGTAATTCATCAATATTATTACTGATAGATGTTTCTGGCCAGAATACATATTTAGTGTTAGGTGTGATAGCTTCTTTAGTAAGTTGCATCATTCTATCCACTTGCTTTGCAGGAGGAATGTAAGTAGTTGTATTTTGTTCTCCAGTACGAGCGTTGTATTGGAATTTTTCTGAGTAACAATCAATATTTGGTTGTACTACCACTACTTCTATTTCTTCACCAACTTCTTCATAGGTATAGAAAATATATAGAGAAATACATATAGGAATAGTTAAGTAGAAGAATATTGATACAATCTTTCTTCCACTAACCATAAAACTGAAGAAATAAGCATTCAGTAATAAAATCCAAAGAGAACCACCAAACGCTCCTGTATATTCATACCATTGGGCAAGTTTTGGATAGAAACTCAATACATTACCTAAGTTTAACCAAGGCCATGAGAACTCCCAAAACATGTGTATATATTCAAAAGTAAGGTACCAACAAACAAAGTCTATATGCAGGTATTTACCTTTTGATACTCGTTTTGTATGATAAAATGCTAAGAATGGAAGTGCCATTAAAGCTGCATTTGCTCCCCAAGCGCCAAAAGTAGCCCAATAAGATGCATACCAAAGCCACCAATAACCTACAAAGTTGAAAACGAAAAAGGCTAAGAAAGCAAAGCCATAGATTTTCCATCCCTTGAATTTTTTATCACTAATTGATATTACTCTTTCTATCTCAAGAAGAGGAACAAATCCTATAAATACCAACGGAAGGGCTCCATGCCAAGCTAATCCCAGACATAAACCACTCAAAATGGATAGTAACCAAGGGTACCATTTTTTTTCAGAGTTGTTAGTTATGAAGTCGAACAGTAGTTTTCTCATGCTTCGTCTTTGTATTTATATTTATTTCCTTTCGGTTTCTTTTCAACTTTCTTTCCTTCAACGACTACAACAATTTCTCCTTTTGGAGGAACTTCAGTGTAGTATTCGGCCAATTCTTTTAGAGACCCTCTTTTTGTTTCCTCATGAAGCTTGGAAAGCTCTCTTGATACAGAAGCTTTACGTTCTTCACCCCAAGCTGAAGACAATTGCTCTAAAAATTTTACAAGACGATGTGGCGACTCGTAAAATACCATTGTTCTTTGCTCTTCTGCTAATTCAGTGATTTTAGTTTGACGACCTTTTTTATGAGGTAAAAAACCTTCAAAAGTAAAACGGTCAGCAGGAAGTCCAGAGTTAACCAATGCAGGAACAAAAGCTGTTGGTCCAGGCAATGTTTCTACTTTAATATCTGCTTCCCCACATGCTCTTACTAGCATATATCCAGGGTCTGAAATAACTGGAGTTCCAGCGTCAGAAACTAAAGCGATTTTTTCACCTTTTTGTAATCTTTGGAGGAGTCCCTCAACAGTTTTATGTTCATTGAAAGCATGATGACTTTGAAGGTTACTCTTGATATCAAAATGCTTCAATAACTTTCCTGTATTACGGGTATCTTCTGCTAAAATTGTATCTACTTCGTTAAGAATGCGAAGTGCTCTTGCAGTGATATCTTCCAAATTCCCAATTGGTGTTGGGACTATATATAATGATATTTCTTCCATATTTCGTATTTATGAAACAAAGATAAGGATATGCCTTTTTGATTATACAGATGATACTCTAAAAAATAATTAACTCATGAATTAATTATCGATATAAGGGTTTATTATATCTTAATGGATGCAATCTCAAATAAAAGACTAACTTAGATAAAAGATTAAAAACCTCGGATCATGAAAAAGTGCCTCTCCAAGACTATTTTACTTCTACTCTTTCTTACTTCAACCTATACATTAAAAGCACAGCATAAATTTGTTTTTGGGATTTGTGCAGGTTTGAATACTGCAATTAATGGAAAACTAACGGCTCATTCAAATGTAGGGTTACAAGGAGGTTTTGAGATTGGAGATCATCTGAATGATAACACATTATTGACATTATCCTTAAAAGGCTCTTCTCTTAATACTAGAGATGATGATTATAACTATTGGTCTTTTACTTCTATAATGGGAAAATACCGATATATCTTAACTAAAGAAAAGAAAGTACACCCTTATTTATTTATTGGAGCTGGAGCTGTAAATATAAATCGACCGCGACATCATGATAATGAAGCCATAGATAATATTTGGAATTTAGGTATTCAGGCAGGGCCAGGTATAGATATAGGGATTTTTACCACATATATTCAATATCAATATTCTGGTAAAGCCGAAATGTGGGGGACAATGATTCCCTTACATACACTATCCTTTGTTTTTGGGGTTTATTTATAAAGAAAAAGGCTGCATACTCGAAAGAATACGCAGCCTTTTTCCTTATAAAAAACTAAACTACTTAGTGATCTTCACTTTATTAAGGATAGCTTCAATTATTTCTTTTGTAGAAATATTATCTGCCTCAGCCTCGTAGTTAAGAGTGATACGATGGTTTAAAACATCGTAAGCAATTTCTTTAATATCCTCTGGTAAAACATAATCTCTACCATCAAAGAATGCAATAGCTTTTGCAGCTCTGTGTAAATTGATAGAAGCACGAGGTGAAACACCAAATTGGATATATTGAGCTTCTTCATTTAAACCGTAATCCTTAGGGAAACGAGTAGCGAAGATTAAATCAATAATATATTGTTCTAGAGACTCACTAACTTTTACTTCGTTAATGGCATCTCTAATCGCAAAAATGTCATCTTTCGATAAGATTGAACGTACAGAATCATCAAATGATTGATTTGACATTCTACGCATTACTTCCAACTCATCCTCTTTTCTTGGATATTGGATGTATACCTTCAACATGAAACGGTCAACTTGTGCTTCAGGAAGAGGGTACGTTCCTTCTTGTTCAACAGGGTTTTGAGTAGCAAGTACTAAGAACGGTCTATCTAATTTGTAAGTAGTATCCCCAATAGTTACTTGTTTCTCTTGCATAGCCTCAAGTAATGCTGCTTGAACTTTTGCTGGAGAACGGTTCACCTCATCGGCAAGTACCAAATTAGAGAAAACGGGTCCTTTCTTTACTTCGAATTTTCCTTGTTGTTGGTTATAGATCATTGTACCAATCACATCAGAAGGAAGTAAGTCTGGCGTAAACTGAATACGTTGGAAATCCAAATGCAAAACATTTGAAAGTGTATTTACAGTTAATGTTTTTGCCAAACCAGGAACACCTTCTAATAGAACGTGACCGTTTGTAAATAGTCCAATTAATAATCTATTGACCATGTAGTCTTGTCCAACTACTACTTTTCCTACTTCTGAAATTACTTCATGTATTTTCTCATGAAGTGCCTTATGATCTGCCATATTTTTTTACAAAAACGTTTTAGGTTTTCTACTGACACAGTTTTATGTACAGTTATGCAATTTACACCTTGAAAACAATAATTGTTGATATTCATTTAAGGGTAAAGAAATTTTAACTTTTAGTAACAGAAGAAAAGCTTTTTGACTATCTGTAATAGTGTCACCATTAAAGTAAAAGACATAAAAAAATGCCAAGAAGATTGATCTTGACATTTTTCTTAATGCAGAACCCTGAATTTTGTTCGATAGTTTAAGACAGAATTCCATGATTCATCTCATATCAAAGTTCCGTTTTATTCTGTTAGTTGCTTTCAATTAAGTAGTACTTCAAACTTAGTTATTGCTTGTTCCAATTCAATTCAAATTCATTTCATAACATACTCTATTCAACTTTATGTTGCGTAAGATCGTTGGTAGTTTGCTCAATCGTGTTGTCTGGTTCATTTTGGTTCTCAATTGTCAAATTATTCGATAAACCTAATAATATGACGACAATAAGAAGTACAAAGAAAGCATATAGTTTGTGAGATTTCATGACGTTATTATATAAGATTAATTGATTTTCTATATCACAAATATGCGTAATTAATACACTTCAGAAATTGACCGTTGTTTCTTGGTGAATATGATTTTTGTCATCTTTTTGTGAAAAGTTTAATTTAAAATTCAAATCATATGAATAACTACTTCTTTAGAATTTCTTGTGATAAATAAGAACACTGAATTATCATTTTTTATAGGAAAAAATAGCTCAGTTCCTTGCAAAACTTCAAGCATATTTTTTTATTGATCAATTCGACAAGATGAGCTATTCATCGATTTATTAATATCGACTAATACGCCGTGGCAGAAATACAAACAGCAGAAGAATTAATACGCGAACTTTATAGGCATCGAAAGGTAATTCAGCACCTTTTTAAAAGGAAAGCAGCTTCCTTTGATGAACTAACTGAGATAGCGGATGGAAAGGAAAAAGAAATCCTACAGGCAAAAGCCCGAGGAATGATTTCTTTGCAAGAGGGAGAACCTGCTCGGCTAGATGAGCGTCTTCTGAACTTTGTAGAAGACTTCTTAGAAATTAATGAAGATATTAGAAACTTTGAGGTGGATGAATCCATTAGAATCTTAAAGAAAAATATCTATCTATATGAAATGGATGAAGATGCCAGAGAAAGAGAGAGATACCTTCACCGTATTAAAAGGTCTCTTTTGAGTATTGGTAGAGTAATCCGTAAAAATGCAGCAACGTTAAGTAACTTGGTCAAACAAGAGTACAAAACAGCTTCTTCCATTGAACTCAAAAGAATAAAAATTGAGGACCATAATGAACAAGCAGAGAAACTACTTCAATTAATAACGAATGCTGAGGAACTATTAGAAAACTCATTTTTTAGAGTAGTACCCGATGAAAGTCTAAGGTTAATTGTCAATGACTTAAAAGGTACTCATTTGACGATGGCAAGGCATAACTTAATTGCTTTGCGACAGGAAATTGTAAGATTTATAAATCAAATTGCTGAGTTAGACCGACAGCATAAAAAGATCATACAGTTAAAAAAACTGCGTGATTTATATGAGTTAGAAGTAAGAACGAATATTGAAGAAGTTTTTGCTCATGAAAATGCTTTATTTTTTGATACTCAATTGCGTTTCCAAACGATGCTGGACCTAGAATACCTTAGAGGAGATGATGGTTTGGATCTCATAGAGAGAGTGGCTTTAAGACGTCAGCATAAAATTAGAATGCAGCTACAGGCAGAGTTGGATATCGATGGTGATTTATTAGACCCTCAGCAACAAAAAATGCTTCATGTAGATTTTTCGAAATTAAAGAGAGCCTTTTTCTTACAAAAAGAAGATCTACTCACTTTCGTTAAATCCTATGATTTTGGACAAGAAATGAATGATGAACAGCTAGTGAAAATTTATTGCCAAGTGGCCTTAATTTTTGAAGATGAAATGGATTTTGGTTTAGCAGAAAACCCTTTTGATGAAGCGAAACAAGTAATTTCTGAAGGAAAACAGTTTGCCTTTATTCGTCCAAAAAACTTTAAGAAATAACTTTCAAAATGAATATAGATCATAATAGCACAAGACGTGTTTTTGAATTGTTGAGCCGAGGACAATTCCTTAGTGCAAATGCAATCAAACCGGAATTGAGAAAACTGTACGACGAAGTGGATGAGTATTTCACTGCTTTTGAAAGTGTATATACTCCTTTAGGTTTTCACCTAAAAAAAGGAAACAATTATTATTACTTCTCAAGAGAAGGAGGCAAGCAGACTATTGAAGAGAAAATAGAACGATTCTATCGATATATTGACAGATTAGCATTTTTTGCCACATTTGCTCCAGGTTTTGGAGAAGGCATGCGCTTCTATATTAAAGATATTGTTCATAAATGTAATGTTGAAACAGATTTAAATGATCAGTTACAGCGTATAGCATCTGATAAAAATATCACAACCCATGATAAAGTAAGAGACCTTGTTGAAGAAATGAGAAGACAAGGGTACATGGATTGTGAAGATGATGAGAATGAAGGATTCATAGTTCTTTCATCATATAACTACCTTAAAGATATAGTTGATTTAATAGACATTGATCCAACAAGCGAATGAATACAACAGTAACACCAAAAAGATTTTTAAATAAACTGATCCTTATCAAAAGTGCAGGCTTTGATTATGCCGAAGTGGATCTTGGTGGAAATGTGCACTTCGTAGGATCAAATGGTTTTGGAAAAACTACGGTTTTAAGAGCAGTACTCTTTTTCTATCATGCTACCTCAGAAAAGAGAGAGTTGGGTATTAAAGAGCAGCAAATGTCGTTTTCTGAATATTATTTTCAGGATCTTAATGCTAGACTTATTTATGAGATTGTAACTCCAAGAGGCAAACACTGTCTAATGGTGTATAAAGCAGGAGGAAGATTACGTTTTCGTTTTATTGATGGAGGTTATAATAAAGACTTCTTCATAAAAGACCGAAAAGCTTGTAGTCACGATGAAGTAACGGAAACGTTATCAAAATTAGGAGTACCGTTCTCAGAGGAGATTAGGAGGTTTGCTGATCTTAGGAAAGTAATTTATGGTGTTAGTAAATACAATACACAGTTTAGTTTATTAAAGCCATCTGCCGGTGTAAAGAGTCATCATACCGATGGAATTCCTAAGGCGATCACCAATATCTTTAGATCATCAGGTCTAAAATCAGATTATATCAAAAGAGCTATTGCTGAAGCGGCATCTGCAGATTTTGAAATGCAACCTATTTCTTTGGAAACCATCTCAAATTTTATTCATGAATTTGATGATCAGCTAACAGATTTTGAAGATTTTGAAAAACATAGAAATGGGGCTGAAGAAATAGTATCTCTGGAGGCAGAAATTACTCAACAATTAACTTATCAGCAGCGTTTAGCAAGACAAATAGGTGGTGGAGTAGCTTTAGCAGAGAAACACTTAAGTGATAGTGAGAAGCTTCTGGCAAAGATGCAGGAAGAAGAAAACGAAATGAAGGCCAAGTATGAAAAGGCTGAAAACATCTATCAAACAAAAACAGCAGAGGTAAATCAAGAACTTGGAGAAACTAAGGCGACTTTAAAAGAGATTGAGCGACGAGAGAAAGAGTACGAGTCGATTTCTTTAGGGAACCATCAGTATACAATACAGCAAATTCTAGAACTAAGTACAGAAGGACCTAGAATCAATGACCAACTCACTTATCAGCAAGAAGTGAAGCAAATGTTGGTTGCGAAAACTGTTGAAGTTGAAGGACTGATTGAAGAACAGAAAAAGACACTTTTAAGTAAATTCTCTATCAGAAAAAATGAATTTAATGAAGAGAAGCAGATCTTAAGAGAACAACTTCATACACAGAAAGAGCGACTAATTGGTGAGAAACAATCTGTATTAGAAGAACTAAGAAATAGATTTTTTGCTCAGGAGGAAGAGCTTAGAAAAGAGCTTGATGAAGCAAAAGAAAAACGAACTAGAGCAGAAGTAGCCTTAGAAATTGAAAAAGAAAAAGATTTTTCAGAGGCACTTTTAGCAGAAAGTAATACATATAGAGTTAAACTGTCTCAAGAAATTTCAGAGTTAAAGCATAGCGTTGTAGAGATCGAAAATGCTATCAAAAATAACAAAGAAAGAAAACGACTTGAGGAGCAGCTCATTAGAAACGAAGCAAAGAATCAGCAATCAGAATTAGAAAGACAACTTAAGTTAATTACTGATGAAGTAGAAGAGTGGAAAATAAGAAAAGAGAATTACGAAGGGACTTTTAGAGCCTTTTTGGATCAGAATAAATCAGACTGGGCAGAGTCTATTGGTAAAGTTTGTGATGAGAACTTATTATCTCGTAAAGATTTAAATCCATCTATAAAAGAAGGTAATAGTTTTTATGGTGTTGAATTAGATACCTCTTCTTTAGTATCACAAGTTACCGCTACAGATGGTATTGCTTCAACATTACTAGAAAAACAGAACGCCTTAGTTCAAGCAGAAAACAACTTATCAGAGCTAGATGATATCATCGATAAAAAAGTGGCAGCTTTAATTGATGCATCAAGTAAAAAAGTCATCAAACAAGAACAGAAGTTAGAAGAGTTAAATGCTAAGGTAGAACAATTACAAACGGACTTAAAGACAGCTCGTGAACAAGAAGCTTCTATCATTGAAAAGTCAAATGTAATTAAAGAAGCAGCTTTAGTTGAACTTAGAAGAAAGCTAAGAGTTACCACAGAGTCTTGTGATGAAATTCAAGGACGTTTATCTGACCTAAAAGACGATAAATGGTCACAGGAAAGAGAAACAGGAGAGATATTTACGAATAAAATTAATGCAGTTGTTGGAGAAATTGATATAAAAATTGCCACATTAGAGAAGGAATGGGCAGCATATCAGAATGATCATAACAAGCGTATTCGTCAATTAGAAGAAGAAAGAAAAGGTTTATTAGAAGAAAAAGGAATTGATACAGGTAAACTTGATGAGGTTGAAGCTGAAATTCAAACACTGATTAGTAAACTAAAGTCTGTTGAACAAGCACAGATGATAAAAAGGGATTACGAAAAAGATAAAACGTATTACCTTGATAAAGCTGAAGAGACCAGAAATAAATTAAAACATCAGGAAAAAGAAATCGACAAGCTTAAAACGGCTTACGACAAAGCGATTGAAGAATATGAAGAGCAATTAAATTTCCTTGATGATAAGCGAGATAACTACCGAAGAACGAAGGATCAGTCTAATCATCTTTTAAAGCAGTTTAAAGCGGCCAAAGAAGAAGATGAGCAGGCGTATGAAAAGTTACAGAAATTCTTAGATGAAGGTGCGTCAAAAGTAAATGAAGCAGAAGTAAATGATGAGGATTTGTCGTTCTTATTAACTGAGTTAAGAAAGTCATTAAAGGAGCGTAGCCGTTTAACTGCATCATTTAAGTCGAAAGGTCAGATTTTTACGGGAATTTTCAGAAAAGATAATCACCTTAAAATACCTACTTTATATGCTCAATCTTCATTACAGGAGTTTATTTACCTGGCAAAAAATATTCTGCCTAGTCTATTAGATGGCGAACGTTTGAGGCATATGAAAGATCAGTTGGAAAAACAGCATAGAGAGATTATTTCTTCTGTTGCCCGACAAGTAAAAGATCTTTCAGATACCTCAGATTTAATTAAGAAGATTGTTAGAGACATTAATAATGGTTTCGCTCGAAGTAATTTTGTTGGTGTTGTAAAGTCTATTG from Flammeovirga agarivorans harbors:
- a CDS encoding methylated-DNA--[protein]-cysteine S-methyltransferase, with translation MSETTFRDYIETPLGLMLVEATPRGVSKIRFLNEDESIQQDRPNPHTMDAIEWLDNYFNGNSKLGFEFAIDLQGTPFQKQVWNELCKVQYGRVVSYLDISERIGNPKAIRAVGAANGQNPIALAIPCHRVIGSDGSLTGYAGGIGRKKWLLQHEGHTKYGQEQLSMF
- the lnt gene encoding apolipoprotein N-acyltransferase: MRKLLFDFITNNSEKKWYPWLLSILSGLCLGLAWHGALPLVFIGFVPLLEIERVISISDKKFKGWKIYGFAFLAFFVFNFVGYWWLWYASYWATFGAWGANAALMALPFLAFYHTKRVSKGKYLHIDFVCWYLTFEYIHMFWEFSWPWLNLGNVLSFYPKLAQWYEYTGAFGGSLWILLLNAYFFSFMVSGRKIVSIFFYLTIPICISLYIFYTYEEVGEEIEVVVVQPNIDCYSEKFQYNARTGEQNTTTYIPPAKQVDRMMQLTKEAITPNTKYVFWPETSISNNIDELHPERSGDIRKINQLMSKYPNTTLVSGADTYEIYGKEPLSETSRYSKNIGYYDVFNTAIRFENNDPLQFYHKSQLVIGVETIPFPNILKAIILNFGGSSGGLGRQEERAVFSNDTTAVGPIICYESVYGEYVTEYVKKGADFLTVITNDGWWNDTPGHTQHLAFSSLRAIETRKNIARSANTGISCFINQKGEILDPIAYGTMGAEAGKVRLNKVETIYTQYGDFIARVAAFLAVTMSLIGVVRKKALRI
- the rsmI gene encoding 16S rRNA (cytidine(1402)-2'-O)-methyltransferase, which codes for MEEISLYIVPTPIGNLEDITARALRILNEVDTILAEDTRNTGKLLKHFDIKSNLQSHHAFNEHKTVEGLLQRLQKGEKIALVSDAGTPVISDPGYMLVRACGEADIKVETLPGPTAFVPALVNSGLPADRFTFEGFLPHKKGRQTKITELAEEQRTMVFYESPHRLVKFLEQLSSAWGEERKASVSRELSKLHEETKRGSLKELAEYYTEVPPKGEIVVVVEGKKVEKKPKGNKYKYKDEA
- a CDS encoding outer membrane beta-barrel protein, which codes for MKKCLSKTILLLLFLTSTYTLKAQHKFVFGICAGLNTAINGKLTAHSNVGLQGGFEIGDHLNDNTLLTLSLKGSSLNTRDDDYNYWSFTSIMGKYRYILTKEKKVHPYLFIGAGAVNINRPRHHDNEAIDNIWNLGIQAGPGIDIGIFTTYIQYQYSGKAEMWGTMIPLHTLSFVFGVYL
- a CDS encoding AAA family ATPase, with amino-acid sequence MADHKALHEKIHEVISEVGKVVVGQDYMVNRLLIGLFTNGHVLLEGVPGLAKTLTVNTLSNVLHLDFQRIQFTPDLLPSDVIGTMIYNQQQGKFEVKKGPVFSNLVLADEVNRSPAKVQAALLEAMQEKQVTIGDTTYKLDRPFLVLATQNPVEQEGTYPLPEAQVDRFMLKVYIQYPRKEDELEVMRRMSNQSFDDSVRSILSKDDIFAIRDAINEVKVSESLEQYIIDLIFATRFPKDYGLNEEAQYIQFGVSPRASINLHRAAKAIAFFDGRDYVLPEDIKEIAYDVLNHRITLNYEAEADNISTKEIIEAILNKVKITK
- a CDS encoding condensin complex protein MksE, with protein sequence MNIDHNSTRRVFELLSRGQFLSANAIKPELRKLYDEVDEYFTAFESVYTPLGFHLKKGNNYYYFSREGGKQTIEEKIERFYRYIDRLAFFATFAPGFGEGMRFYIKDIVHKCNVETDLNDQLQRIASDKNITTHDKVRDLVEEMRRQGYMDCEDDENEGFIVLSSYNYLKDIVDLIDIDPTSE
- a CDS encoding ATP-binding protein yields the protein MNTTVTPKRFLNKLILIKSAGFDYAEVDLGGNVHFVGSNGFGKTTVLRAVLFFYHATSEKRELGIKEQQMSFSEYYFQDLNARLIYEIVTPRGKHCLMVYKAGGRLRFRFIDGGYNKDFFIKDRKACSHDEVTETLSKLGVPFSEEIRRFADLRKVIYGVSKYNTQFSLLKPSAGVKSHHTDGIPKAITNIFRSSGLKSDYIKRAIAEAASADFEMQPISLETISNFIHEFDDQLTDFEDFEKHRNGAEEIVSLEAEITQQLTYQQRLARQIGGGVALAEKHLSDSEKLLAKMQEEENEMKAKYEKAENIYQTKTAEVNQELGETKATLKEIERREKEYESISLGNHQYTIQQILELSTEGPRINDQLTYQQEVKQMLVAKTVEVEGLIEEQKKTLLSKFSIRKNEFNEEKQILREQLHTQKERLIGEKQSVLEELRNRFFAQEEELRKELDEAKEKRTRAEVALEIEKEKDFSEALLAESNTYRVKLSQEISELKHSVVEIENAIKNNKERKRLEEQLIRNEAKNQQSELERQLKLITDEVEEWKIRKENYEGTFRAFLDQNKSDWAESIGKVCDENLLSRKDLNPSIKEGNSFYGVELDTSSLVSQVTATDGIASTLLEKQNALVQAENNLSELDDIIDKKVAALIDASSKKVIKQEQKLEELNAKVEQLQTDLKTAREQEASIIEKSNVIKEAALVELRRKLRVTTESCDEIQGRLSDLKDDKWSQERETGEIFTNKINAVVGEIDIKIATLEKEWAAYQNDHNKRIRQLEEERKGLLEEKGIDTGKLDEVEAEIQTLISKLKSVEQAQMIKRDYEKDKTYYLDKAEETRNKLKHQEKEIDKLKTAYDKAIEEYEEQLNFLDDKRDNYRRTKDQSNHLLKQFKAAKEEDEQAYEKLQKFLDEGASKVNEAEVNDEDLSFLLTELRKSLKERSRLTASFKSKGQIFTGIFRKDNHLKIPTLYAQSSLQEFIYLAKNILPSLLDGERLRHMKDQLEKQHREIISSVARQVKDLSDTSDLIKKIVRDINNGFARSNFVGVVKSIELEYNENNTPLLTTLKKIYRLNEDVSFSDQGDLFKVNVNSSAKDSRQSVQLLKDLRRVIRDQNQKQITLEDTFMLRFRVIENNNDTGWVEKLSNVGSEGTDVLVKSMIYITLLTVFQENAYRDQNDYFVHCVIDEVGKLSDRYLRDLIHYTSSKNIRLIFGSPNENDPSIYDHVLKLERSSKTNKASVVKLVSEM